One genomic window of Paeniglutamicibacter sp. Y32M11 includes the following:
- a CDS encoding sensor histidine kinase: MSKRSDARIRELLASMASISSDLSVTAITHRVLDEAMAIYGASSGLLELTSSSHQQGHLAKGKDAAGLSQPAGKDEAKRLRLELRTRQEIFALLTLGPKNGKDRYSKADQELGAALAGSASVALENAQLYQDAADRARWLSACARIGGLLGGESRHHTQGLNEVAELASNESRASYALLLTPIEHQEGTGPGYRISGISQNLPDGLVGRVLPEQGESNELNLAYSTPLLLPTPDAILPAGLIPTGAHTLLVELSARATHYGILLMIREEGSDEYGPVDIQMAGIFADNVAQGLGLLQMHHLREEVLLYLERERIARDLHDIVIQRIFAAGLGISALSKHLPTLATRERAGAIAGELDTTIAELRATIYSLQATVGASESPSSRILRAIRLAAEPLDFTPRVHLGDGIDALVHQSTLTHVLAVITEALSNVVRHAHASAVELSIEPTSSTLHLRIHDDGVGLGAVHHESGLANMRQRAAELGGTLAVHSTPGHGTTLSWIIPLPAPPAPGRTD; this comes from the coding sequence ATGTCCAAGCGCAGCGATGCCCGTATTCGCGAACTGCTCGCCTCCATGGCCTCGATCTCCAGCGATCTCTCCGTCACCGCCATCACCCACCGCGTGCTTGATGAGGCAATGGCCATCTACGGCGCCAGCTCGGGCCTCTTAGAGCTCACCAGCTCGTCGCACCAACAAGGACACCTCGCCAAGGGCAAGGATGCCGCCGGTTTAAGCCAACCGGCAGGTAAGGACGAAGCCAAGCGTCTGCGCCTAGAACTGCGGACCCGGCAGGAAATTTTCGCGCTACTCACCCTGGGACCTAAAAACGGTAAGGACCGTTACTCCAAGGCCGATCAGGAGCTTGGCGCTGCGCTCGCCGGAAGCGCATCGGTCGCCCTGGAGAATGCACAGCTCTACCAAGATGCCGCAGATCGCGCCCGCTGGCTCAGCGCCTGTGCACGCATTGGCGGTTTGCTGGGGGGAGAGTCGCGCCACCACACCCAGGGGCTTAACGAGGTGGCGGAGCTGGCCAGCAACGAATCGCGCGCCAGTTATGCGTTGCTGCTGACCCCCATCGAACATCAGGAGGGAACCGGACCCGGTTACCGGATCTCCGGGATTAGCCAGAACCTCCCGGACGGTCTCGTGGGAAGGGTGTTGCCGGAGCAGGGGGAGAGCAATGAACTGAACCTGGCGTACTCCACGCCCCTGCTGCTACCCACGCCCGACGCCATCCTGCCCGCCGGCCTCATCCCCACCGGTGCCCACACGCTGCTGGTAGAACTCAGTGCCCGCGCCACGCACTACGGAATCCTGCTGATGATCCGCGAGGAGGGCAGTGATGAGTATGGGCCGGTCGACATCCAGATGGCCGGGATCTTCGCCGATAACGTCGCCCAGGGACTCGGGCTTCTCCAGATGCATCACCTACGCGAGGAGGTCCTGCTCTATCTGGAGCGCGAACGCATCGCCCGGGACCTGCATGACATCGTCATCCAACGCATCTTCGCCGCGGGTTTGGGCATCAGCGCGCTGAGCAAACACCTACCAACCCTCGCGACCCGGGAACGCGCGGGGGCCATCGCCGGGGAACTGGACACCACCATTGCCGAGCTGCGTGCCACCATCTATTCGCTACAGGCCACCGTGGGGGCTAGCGAAAGTCCCAGCTCCCGGATTCTGCGAGCCATTCGCTTGGCCGCCGAACCCCTAGACTTCACCCCACGGGTGCACCTGGGAGACGGAATAGATGCACTGGTACACCAGAGCACGCTCACCCACGTGCTCGCGGTGATCACCGAGGCCCTGAGCAACGTGGTGCGCCATGCCCATGCAAGCGCCGTGGAACTGAGCATCGAACCGACCTCTTCCACGCTGCACCTGCGTATCCACGATGACGGAGTGGGACTTGGCGCGGTGCACCACGAAAGCGGACTGGCAAACATGCGCCAACGTGCCGCCGAACTCGGAGGAACGCTGGCCGTACACTCAACGCCCGGGCACGGCACCACCCTGAGCTGGATCATCCCGCTGCCAGCACCGCCA
- a CDS encoding sulfurtransferase, with protein MDAIQANPGIIPPFVDGAWLHGHHRQVIIADARWYLNGSSGRDAFDRGHIPNAVFVDLDTWLSGESGARGLNPLPSPLVFARGMSSLGVGDDSTVIAYDDAGGVIAARLVWMLRALGKRAALLDGGIAAWNGPLERESVHPVPAHFTPAPWPEASLVHAEDLAA; from the coding sequence ATGGACGCGATTCAAGCCAACCCCGGCATCATTCCCCCTTTTGTTGACGGAGCGTGGCTACACGGGCACCACCGTCAGGTGATCATTGCCGATGCACGCTGGTACCTCAATGGATCCTCCGGGCGGGACGCATTCGACAGGGGGCACATCCCCAACGCCGTGTTTGTCGACCTCGATACGTGGTTATCCGGCGAGTCCGGCGCGCGGGGGCTCAATCCTCTGCCCTCTCCGCTGGTTTTCGCCCGGGGGATGTCTTCACTGGGGGTGGGCGATGACTCGACGGTCATCGCCTACGACGATGCAGGGGGCGTCATTGCGGCACGGTTGGTGTGGATGCTGCGGGCACTCGGGAAGCGGGCAGCATTGCTCGATGGCGGCATTGCCGCATGGAATGGTCCACTCGAACGTGAATCGGTACATCCTGTGCCGGCGCACTTCACGCCGGCGCCCTGGCCCGAAGCATCTCTGGTGCATGCCGAGGACCTCGCTGCCTAG
- a CDS encoding sulfurtransferase, whose translation MVDARTTERFDGSLQLPTDPQAGHIPGAVNVPCRENLDSVGRLLPVAEVREAFARAGVQDGSAVVSYCGSGITACHNLLALEHVGLGRGRLYPGSWSEYARDPRRVAER comes from the coding sequence GTGGTTGATGCCCGCACCACCGAACGCTTCGACGGTAGCCTTCAGCTCCCCACGGATCCCCAAGCCGGGCATATTCCCGGCGCGGTGAACGTGCCCTGCAGAGAAAACCTGGACTCCGTTGGCCGGCTCCTGCCGGTCGCCGAGGTACGTGAGGCGTTTGCGCGCGCCGGGGTCCAGGACGGCTCTGCCGTCGTTTCCTATTGCGGATCCGGCATCACCGCGTGCCACAATCTGCTGGCCCTCGAACACGTCGGGCTCGGACGCGGCCGCCTCTACCCCGGTAGCTGGTCCGAATATGCCAGGGACCCGCGACGCGTTGCGGAGAGGTAG
- a CDS encoding cysteine desulfurase family protein has protein sequence MIYLDAAATTPVRQDVLDTIIPLLTHDYGNPSSTHEMGQTAARALNYARETAAGVLGVRTGDIVFTSGGTESNNLAIKGLALGAPRGRHLIRSAIEHPSVTEACAYLVRHHGFELDIAPVDAHGRVQLTAFKALLRSDTTLVSVMAVNNEVGTIEPITELAAAAHDVGALVHVDGVQAAGWFHMGQIAAQADALSISGHKIGGLKGAGLLMVRGKLALEPLIHGGGQERERRSGTENVAGAVSTATALSLAARANTEAAAQSYGDYIISAVLKGLNTDGRIRARLTGDPVHRVPGIVSFVFPETGGETVLLELERRGVICSSGSACSAGSTDPSPVLIGMGYSEQEAHTAVRLSFTRKVKESEVATAARAVVAAVKAIAGD, from the coding sequence GTGATTTACCTCGATGCGGCGGCCACCACCCCCGTGCGCCAAGACGTGCTGGACACCATCATTCCACTGTTGACCCACGACTATGGCAACCCGTCCAGCACCCATGAAATGGGCCAAACCGCGGCCCGTGCCCTCAACTACGCGCGCGAAACCGCCGCCGGCGTGCTGGGCGTCCGCACCGGGGACATCGTTTTCACCTCCGGCGGTACCGAGTCCAACAACCTGGCCATCAAGGGGTTGGCCCTTGGTGCCCCGCGCGGACGCCACCTGATTCGCTCGGCCATCGAACATCCCTCGGTGACCGAGGCCTGCGCCTATTTGGTGCGCCACCACGGTTTTGAGCTGGATATCGCCCCGGTGGATGCCCACGGCCGTGTACAGCTGACCGCCTTCAAGGCATTGCTGCGCAGTGACACCACGCTGGTGAGCGTCATGGCGGTGAACAATGAGGTGGGCACCATCGAACCCATCACCGAGCTGGCGGCCGCCGCCCATGACGTCGGTGCCCTGGTGCATGTGGACGGTGTGCAGGCGGCCGGTTGGTTTCACATGGGGCAGATCGCCGCACAGGCCGACGCCCTGAGCATTTCGGGGCACAAGATTGGCGGGCTCAAGGGGGCCGGGCTGCTGATGGTACGCGGCAAGCTAGCCCTTGAGCCGCTGATCCATGGGGGAGGGCAGGAGCGGGAACGGCGTTCGGGCACCGAGAATGTGGCGGGCGCCGTGTCCACCGCCACCGCGTTATCCCTTGCCGCGCGCGCCAACACCGAGGCCGCCGCCCAGAGTTATGGCGACTACATCATTTCCGCGGTGCTCAAGGGACTGAATACCGATGGGCGGATTCGTGCGCGGCTCACCGGGGATCCGGTACACCGCGTGCCGGGCATCGTCTCCTTCGTTTTCCCGGAGACCGGGGGCGAGACGGTTCTGCTGGAACTGGAGCGTCGCGGGGTGATCTGTTCCTCCGGTTCGGCATGTTCGGCGGGGTCCACCGATCCCTCACCGGTGCTCATCGGTATGGGGTACAGCGAACAAGAGGCGCACACCGCGGTGCGCCTGAGCTTTACACGCAAGGTCAAGGAATCCGAGGTGGCCACCGCTGCCCGGGCCGTGGTGGCGGCGGTGAAGGCCATCGCCGGAGACTGA
- the nadC gene encoding carboxylating nicotinate-nucleotide diphosphorylase, with product MPGINIQPVPARVIQKIVLAALEEDNPRGDLTGNTLIPAHTTATAAVIARESGICAGLDTFITAMKLTDPALELVPALADGDSFAPGDTLITVSGPARSLLAGERVGLNLLQRLSGIATATAAYVAAAQGTGARIVDTRKTTPGLRVLERYAVRCGGGFNHRDNLSEAVMAKDNHLALLGTGSTLTNALRRARAALGHTVHFEVEIDSLDQLDAVLAAGVDTIMLDNFTLADLAIGVRRIAGAALVEASGNVKLETVASIAATGVDVISSGALTHSVRALDLGLDIRMEAN from the coding sequence GTGCCCGGCATTAACATCCAACCGGTACCGGCCCGCGTGATTCAGAAGATTGTGCTGGCGGCCCTGGAGGAAGATAACCCGCGCGGAGATCTCACCGGGAACACACTGATCCCCGCGCACACCACCGCCACCGCCGCGGTCATCGCCCGCGAATCGGGCATCTGCGCCGGGCTGGACACCTTCATCACCGCGATGAAACTCACCGATCCCGCCCTCGAACTGGTTCCGGCGCTCGCCGACGGGGACAGTTTTGCGCCGGGGGATACGCTGATCACCGTCAGCGGTCCGGCCCGCTCGCTGTTGGCCGGAGAACGCGTGGGATTAAACCTGCTTCAGCGCCTGAGCGGCATCGCCACCGCCACCGCCGCCTACGTTGCGGCCGCGCAGGGAACCGGCGCCCGGATCGTGGACACCCGCAAGACCACCCCCGGGTTGCGGGTGCTTGAACGCTACGCGGTGCGCTGCGGTGGCGGCTTTAATCATCGGGATAATCTCTCCGAGGCCGTGATGGCCAAGGACAATCACCTCGCGTTGCTGGGCACCGGATCGACGCTGACCAACGCGTTGCGCCGGGCCCGTGCCGCGCTGGGGCACACCGTGCACTTTGAGGTGGAGATCGATTCCCTGGATCAGCTCGACGCGGTGCTGGCGGCCGGAGTGGACACCATCATGCTCGATAACTTCACGCTCGCCGATTTGGCCATCGGGGTGCGTCGCATTGCCGGTGCGGCACTGGTGGAAGCCTCCGGGAACGTTAAGCTGGAGACCGTGGCGTCAATCGCCGCCACCGGGGTCGACGTCATTTCCTCCGGCGCCCTGACCCACTCGGTGCGCGCCCTTGACCTCGGCCTGGATATCAGGATGGAAGCAAACTAA
- the nadB gene encoding L-aspartate oxidase: MNAANLSAGELNGADLIVVGSGVSGLYAALSAAARGRTVTLLTKDALENSNSWYAQGGLSAVGPEGIAAGDSITSHVADTLTAGAQLNDAETVALMCSSAWAHVQELVSVGAHFDTDASGEFARGLEAAHSHPRILHAGGDATGRSLASALITACRRQEAAGGLTIREHVFVTQLITAANPHADPSQAHAATDQATSRVIGVRTLGPEGSREELFAPAVLLATGGSGQLYAATTNPAGATGDGAALAYRAGAALGDLEFIQFHPTLVSPGGFMVSEAVRGEGAILINEHGERFMQEIHPDAELAPRDVVARAIHAVRANGGTVHLDARAVEAKHGPGFLARRFPSITAELGKLGYDLGLEPVPVTPAAHYIMGGILTDDLGASTLPGLYAAGECANTGVHGANRLASNSLLEGLVFAWRMVVNLPMTPEIGDLANSETNRALAKVIVAPPRRWTEGKAESSPDSEADELQNLAQLQDLAQRYLGVVRTGDGLRSALRQLERWQVIPHDRSSHELANLLTLATLIATAALHRENSLGAHYRSDAPEPPLPVAGHLQRFAQQAPTALQESLQAQQRITTLV, encoded by the coding sequence GTGAATGCCGCGAATTTGAGCGCCGGGGAGCTAAACGGTGCGGACCTGATCGTCGTCGGCTCCGGTGTCAGCGGTCTCTACGCGGCGCTTTCGGCAGCTGCCCGCGGACGCACGGTTACGCTGCTGACCAAGGATGCGCTGGAGAATTCGAACTCCTGGTACGCCCAGGGTGGGCTCAGCGCCGTGGGCCCGGAGGGCATCGCCGCGGGGGACTCGATCACGAGCCACGTGGCCGACACGCTGACCGCCGGCGCGCAGCTGAACGATGCCGAGACCGTGGCGCTGATGTGCTCCTCGGCCTGGGCGCATGTTCAGGAACTGGTGAGCGTCGGCGCGCACTTTGATACCGACGCCAGCGGTGAGTTTGCTCGGGGTTTGGAGGCGGCGCACAGTCACCCGCGAATCCTGCATGCCGGCGGTGATGCCACGGGCCGGTCACTGGCCAGTGCGCTGATCACCGCCTGTCGCCGACAGGAGGCCGCCGGCGGGCTCACCATCCGGGAGCATGTGTTTGTCACCCAACTGATCACCGCAGCGAACCCCCATGCCGACCCGTCCCAGGCTCACGCCGCCACGGATCAGGCAACCAGCAGAGTCATCGGCGTGCGCACGCTGGGGCCAGAGGGGAGCCGTGAAGAGCTGTTCGCCCCCGCGGTGCTGCTGGCTACCGGCGGCTCGGGGCAACTATATGCCGCCACCACCAACCCGGCCGGTGCCACCGGCGACGGTGCGGCCCTGGCCTACCGGGCCGGCGCGGCACTCGGGGATCTCGAATTCATCCAGTTCCACCCCACCTTGGTGAGCCCCGGCGGATTTATGGTCTCCGAAGCGGTGCGCGGGGAGGGCGCGATCTTGATTAATGAACACGGCGAGCGCTTTATGCAAGAGATCCATCCCGATGCCGAACTGGCACCACGCGACGTGGTGGCCCGCGCCATCCACGCGGTTCGAGCCAACGGCGGCACCGTGCACCTTGACGCCCGCGCGGTCGAAGCCAAACACGGGCCGGGGTTCCTGGCCCGCCGCTTCCCCTCCATCACCGCGGAACTGGGGAAGCTGGGTTATGACCTGGGCCTGGAACCGGTGCCCGTCACGCCCGCCGCGCACTACATCATGGGCGGGATCTTGACCGATGATCTGGGTGCCTCCACGCTGCCCGGGCTTTATGCCGCCGGGGAATGCGCCAACACCGGTGTGCACGGGGCCAACCGCTTGGCGTCCAACTCGCTGCTCGAGGGCTTGGTCTTCGCCTGGCGGATGGTGGTGAACCTGCCGATGACCCCCGAGATCGGCGACCTTGCCAACTCCGAGACCAACAGGGCACTCGCCAAGGTGATAGTCGCCCCGCCCCGGCGTTGGACCGAGGGAAAGGCAGAATCGTCGCCGGACTCCGAAGCGGACGAGCTGCAGAACCTGGCTCAGCTCCAAGATCTAGCTCAGCGCTACCTGGGCGTGGTGCGCACCGGCGATGGGCTGAGATCCGCGCTTCGACAACTTGAACGCTGGCAAGTGATCCCGCATGATCGCAGCTCCCACGAACTGGCCAACCTGCTGACCCTAGCCACCTTGATCGCCACCGCCGCGCTGCATCGGGAAAATTCCCTCGGCGCACACTACCGCTCCGATGCACCTGAGCCACCGCTACCGGTGGCAGGTCACCTCCAGCGCTTCGCCCAACAGGCACCCACCGCGCTTCAAGAATCGCTTCAAGCACAGCAAAGGATCACGACCCTTGTCTGA
- the nadA gene encoding quinolinate synthase NadA, with translation MSSINSTLQSLKLVSPEASCNTDLSKGPWLFDTGAPAYGPGSSQEDVAPVSTPRQGEIPAEYREASDAELTTRILAAKKTLGDSLVVLGHHYQRDEVVAFADFVGDSFQLANAALTREKAKYIVFCGVHFMAETADVLSTPEQQVILPNLAAGCSMADMADESSVEECWEQLMDLYAEESEADGKAAVIPVTYMNCSAALKAFVGKHGGIVCTSSNAATVLEWAFERGRRVLFFPDQHLGRNTAKAMGVPLEKMPMWNPRKALGGNDAATLLDAKVILWHGFCSVHKRFTVAQIEKARAEHPGVRILAHPECPMPVVDAADEAGSTDYIQKAVANAPAGSVFGIATEINMVNRLAAAHPEHTIFCLDPVICPCSTMYRIHPGYLAWVLEALVDGVVLNKITVADDVAADAKVALERMLAARP, from the coding sequence ATGAGCAGCATCAATTCCACCCTGCAGAGCCTGAAACTCGTTTCCCCCGAGGCCAGCTGCAACACCGATCTGTCCAAGGGGCCGTGGCTTTTTGACACCGGTGCACCGGCCTATGGGCCCGGCTCCTCGCAAGAGGATGTGGCGCCGGTTTCCACCCCGCGCCAGGGAGAAATTCCCGCCGAGTACCGCGAAGCCTCGGATGCCGAACTCACCACACGCATTCTTGCCGCGAAAAAGACCCTCGGTGATTCCCTGGTGGTGCTCGGGCATCACTACCAGCGTGATGAGGTGGTGGCGTTTGCCGACTTCGTGGGGGATTCCTTCCAACTGGCCAATGCGGCGCTGACGCGTGAAAAGGCCAAGTACATCGTTTTTTGCGGTGTGCACTTTATGGCCGAGACCGCCGATGTGCTCTCCACGCCGGAGCAGCAGGTCATCCTGCCGAACCTGGCCGCGGGCTGTTCGATGGCCGACATGGCCGATGAATCCTCGGTGGAGGAATGCTGGGAACAGCTCATGGATCTCTACGCGGAGGAATCGGAGGCCGACGGTAAGGCCGCCGTCATCCCGGTGACCTACATGAACTGCTCGGCGGCGCTGAAGGCCTTTGTTGGCAAGCACGGCGGGATCGTCTGCACCTCCTCGAACGCCGCCACGGTGTTGGAATGGGCGTTTGAGCGCGGTCGTCGGGTGCTCTTCTTCCCGGACCAGCACCTGGGACGCAATACCGCCAAGGCCATGGGCGTTCCACTGGAAAAGATGCCGATGTGGAATCCGCGCAAGGCGCTGGGTGGCAATGACGCTGCCACCCTGCTCGATGCCAAGGTCATCCTCTGGCATGGCTTCTGCTCGGTGCACAAGCGCTTCACCGTGGCCCAGATCGAGAAGGCGCGCGCCGAACACCCCGGGGTGCGGATTCTGGCGCACCCCGAATGCCCGATGCCGGTGGTAGACGCGGCCGATGAGGCCGGATCCACCGACTACATCCAAAAGGCCGTGGCCAATGCGCCGGCCGGTTCGGTCTTCGGCATCGCCACCGAAATCAACATGGTGAACCGGTTGGCCGCCGCGCACCCCGAACACACCATCTTCTGCCTGGACCCGGTCATCTGCCCCTGCTCCACCATGTACCGCATTCACCCCGGCTACCTCGCCTGGGTGTTGGAGGCACTGGTGGATGGGGTGGTGCTGAACAAGATCACCGTGGCCGATGACGTGGCGGCCGACGCGAAGGTGGCCCTGGAGCGGATGCTGGCGGCCCGGCCGTGA
- a CDS encoding NUDIX domain-containing protein — MPFSNVAERREQPPTLAVSTVIFSLRDNERTGRKSLWLPLVRRTREPFRGQWALPGGPLGARDSLLDAAASNLRDTTGLIPRYLEQLYAFGDLDRSPTRRVVSIVYWALVREDDAHDRATSVLLDDPNVAWFRADDPQVLAEMAFDHREIIEYALWRLRNKVEYGSIAHRLLGERFTLAQVREVYEAVLDKALDPANFRRQLRTAANIEETDEFLSGGKHRPPRLYRYTGTPTHRLESESIA; from the coding sequence TTGCCGTTTTCGAATGTGGCAGAACGCCGCGAGCAACCGCCAACACTTGCCGTGTCCACGGTGATATTTTCGCTACGCGATAACGAACGCACCGGGCGCAAGAGCCTCTGGCTACCACTGGTGCGTCGCACACGCGAACCCTTCCGTGGCCAATGGGCATTGCCCGGTGGCCCGCTCGGGGCCCGGGACTCACTGCTGGACGCCGCGGCGAGCAACCTGCGCGATACCACCGGATTGATCCCGCGCTACCTTGAACAGCTCTACGCTTTCGGGGACCTAGACCGTTCGCCCACCCGCCGGGTCGTCTCCATCGTCTACTGGGCATTGGTCCGCGAGGATGATGCGCACGATCGAGCCACCTCGGTGCTGCTGGATGACCCGAATGTCGCCTGGTTCCGTGCCGATGACCCGCAGGTCCTGGCCGAGATGGCCTTTGACCATCGGGAAATCATTGAGTACGCGCTGTGGCGCCTGCGCAACAAGGTCGAATACGGCTCCATCGCCCACCGCCTACTCGGCGAGCGCTTTACCCTGGCCCAGGTCCGTGAGGTCTATGAGGCCGTGCTGGATAAGGCCCTTGATCCAGCCAACTTCCGCCGGCAACTGCGCACGGCGGCCAACATCGAGGAAACCGACGAGTTCCTCTCCGGCGGCAAACACCGCCCCCCACGCCTCTATCGCTACACCGGCACACCTACCCACCGACTTGAGAGCGAGTCCATCGCATGA
- a CDS encoding M64 family metallopeptidase, whose amino-acid sequence MTTADGTIMGTTQISGSAPANRAFNVVLLGDGFQTGQQGAFNTACSAFVSALLGTAPFTDLASAINIFRVNVSSTDTGADDPVSGGGTGASARTYFDASFGGNGIRRLLICNTSTVLSVAAAQVPQFTLALLVVNSTIYGGSGGSVGTFSLASGASEIGIHEAGHTAFGLADEYPYYAGGAETGHDHHPASEPGEPNVTINTNRATLKWGWAVAASTALPTMANPNCAAVDSRASTVPNGTVGTFEGAHYYHCGAYRPEYDCKMRNLSVPFCRICAQVIINRIAPLTTLTARARTPINVVARYPEHLDVFAAGTDGRTVTDWWDASTGWSGWFQISGGVASPGGPGSPITAVSRYARHLDLFTVGTDNRVYSAWWDASGGWSNWFVLAGGLIARPGSTVNVVSRLTGHLDVFTTAADGRIMSCWWDASGGWSTWFHVSGGIAAAGATVTAIARYPFHLDLFTVGTDNRIWSCWWDERSGWSSWFRIGSQLARSDSTVNVVARHRDQLDLFTVASDQKIVSTWWNALGGWGSWFQVSGGLASPGSQVTAVSRYSNQLDLFTVGTDNRIYSTWWHDPGGWAGWFNVSGGIGAPGSTVTAISRITEHLDVFAVGSDSKAYSTWWDGRTGWAGWFQLGVS is encoded by the coding sequence ATGACTACCGCCGATGGCACCATCATGGGAACGACCCAGATCAGCGGCTCGGCACCGGCAAATAGAGCCTTCAACGTGGTGCTGCTGGGCGACGGATTCCAAACTGGCCAACAGGGTGCCTTCAACACGGCCTGCTCCGCGTTTGTCAGCGCGTTGCTGGGCACGGCACCGTTTACCGATCTGGCCAGCGCCATCAACATTTTCCGGGTTAATGTTTCCTCCACCGACACGGGGGCAGATGATCCGGTCTCCGGAGGCGGCACCGGGGCGAGCGCCCGCACCTACTTTGATGCCAGCTTCGGCGGGAACGGCATCCGTCGGCTCCTGATCTGCAATACCAGCACGGTACTTTCCGTCGCCGCGGCCCAAGTCCCACAATTCACCCTGGCGCTACTGGTGGTTAATTCCACCATCTATGGCGGCTCCGGCGGCTCGGTGGGCACCTTCTCGCTGGCCTCGGGGGCCTCGGAGATCGGCATTCACGAGGCGGGGCATACCGCCTTTGGCCTGGCCGACGAATATCCCTACTACGCCGGGGGCGCCGAAACCGGGCACGACCACCACCCGGCGTCCGAACCCGGGGAACCCAACGTCACCATCAACACCAACCGTGCGACGCTCAAATGGGGCTGGGCCGTCGCAGCGAGCACCGCGTTGCCCACCATGGCCAATCCCAATTGTGCGGCCGTGGATTCCCGGGCCAGCACCGTGCCCAACGGCACCGTGGGAACATTCGAGGGAGCGCACTATTACCACTGCGGGGCCTACCGCCCCGAGTACGACTGCAAAATGCGCAACCTTTCGGTCCCGTTTTGCCGGATCTGCGCTCAGGTGATTATCAACCGCATTGCGCCGCTGACCACACTCACGGCCCGCGCTCGCACACCCATCAACGTCGTGGCTCGGTACCCGGAGCACCTTGACGTTTTTGCCGCGGGTACCGATGGACGCACCGTCACCGACTGGTGGGATGCCTCCACCGGGTGGAGCGGCTGGTTCCAGATTTCCGGTGGCGTGGCGTCCCCGGGTGGTCCCGGCTCCCCCATCACCGCGGTTTCCCGCTACGCCCGACATTTGGACCTCTTCACCGTTGGCACCGACAATCGGGTCTATTCGGCATGGTGGGACGCGTCCGGCGGATGGTCCAACTGGTTCGTTTTGGCCGGCGGATTAATCGCGCGGCCCGGCTCCACCGTCAACGTGGTCTCCCGGCTCACCGGACACCTGGATGTGTTTACCACGGCCGCCGATGGCCGAATCATGTCCTGTTGGTGGGATGCGTCCGGCGGCTGGTCCACTTGGTTCCACGTCTCCGGCGGTATTGCCGCGGCCGGGGCCACCGTCACGGCGATCGCCCGGTACCCCTTCCATTTGGACCTCTTCACGGTGGGCACCGACAATCGCATCTGGAGCTGCTGGTGGGATGAACGCAGCGGGTGGTCCTCCTGGTTCCGGATCGGGTCTCAGCTTGCCCGCAGTGACTCGACGGTGAATGTGGTGGCTCGCCATCGTGACCAGCTGGATCTGTTCACCGTGGCTTCGGACCAAAAAATCGTGAGCACGTGGTGGAATGCGCTCGGCGGTTGGGGCAGCTGGTTCCAGGTCTCAGGCGGTCTCGCCTCACCCGGATCGCAAGTTACCGCGGTATCCCGGTACTCGAATCAGCTGGATCTGTTCACCGTGGGCACCGATAACCGCATCTACAGCACGTGGTGGCATGACCCTGGCGGATGGGCTGGCTGGTTTAACGTCAGCGGTGGCATTGGCGCCCCGGGCAGCACGGTCACCGCCATCTCCCGCATCACCGAGCACCTTGATGTTTTTGCTGTTGGCTCCGACTCCAAGGCCTACAGCACCTGGTGGGATGGAAGAACCGGTTGGGCCGGCTGGTTCCAACTGGGCGTCAGCTAG
- a CDS encoding helix-turn-helix transcriptional regulator gives MPDILETTAEPPRRALLQILADGERTVSELAQKFPVTRSAISQHLLLLAEVGLVEGRKVGRNRYYRLNPAGMRGLRSALESFWTSELDLLVTEATGLTS, from the coding sequence GTGCCTGACATTCTGGAAACCACCGCCGAACCGCCTAGGCGTGCCCTGCTCCAGATTCTCGCCGACGGCGAGCGCACCGTCAGCGAATTGGCTCAGAAGTTCCCCGTGACCCGCTCGGCCATCTCCCAACATCTGCTCTTGTTGGCAGAGGTTGGATTGGTTGAGGGGAGGAAAGTTGGCCGCAATCGGTACTACCGACTTAACCCCGCGGGGATGCGCGGCCTGCGAAGCGCACTGGAGTCCTTTTGGACCTCGGAGCTGGATCTACTGGTCACCGAAGCCACGGGCCTGACATCCTAA